One genomic segment of Erysipelotrichaceae bacterium 66202529 includes these proteins:
- a CDS encoding diguanylate cyclase: protein MLWANTEFYQLTGGEKAFPSAGLKALFSTDLQEFYQLRDTLLSAKVQGLSRIMQRIGITVNGKRVWLCASAVLKQGNDDSYEVVICYTPIQEPMEKQERIVQSEKEMTENFKWMMSVYSGNVYISDMDSYELLYVNKHACDTLQTSASQLLGRKCYEAIQGLDAPCPFCTNAHLKKDQTYEWEFYNPNLKRTFMIKDRMLDWFGHRARIELSYDMYSEEYKLAKKDQEREAILKTIPAGMVRIDARDNNTILWYNGIFLEMIGYTPEQLEEELHYGCRSYIHPDDIERILLLRSKLKKTGDNVVLEARAYNRFQEERVWTVTLCYVSGEDSWDGIPSLYSTGLDITEERRQLERLRHKAEKDALTGINNRDAMKVQIKNYLQEQPDTMNALIMIDTDNFKQINDTLGHITGDLVLSEMAAGMKKIVRKSDLVGRVGGDEFTIFIKDISSQQTAEEKAEELLSMFRHLFIREKKPLKVTCSMGIALYPRDGKSFQELYECADKALYQAKLHGKNNYHMYDPMEQSTLELLNNSSLGAAIDSEQRYAESPDNLARYVFRILYQYENLDEAIQLVLEVVGKQFDVSRSYIFENTEDGRRGANTYEWCNEGITSQRGQLQDVEYSACGDYESLFKDNHVFYCRDITVLPSVLVDLFTDQGIHSTLQCAFYDREIFSGFVGFDECTGHRFWTREEISSLSLISQILAIFLKLKRMENRNR, encoded by the coding sequence TTGCTTTGGGCGAATACGGAATTTTATCAGTTGACCGGTGGTGAGAAAGCTTTTCCCTCTGCTGGGCTCAAGGCTCTGTTTTCGACAGATTTACAGGAATTTTACCAGCTTCGGGATACATTGTTATCGGCAAAAGTACAGGGACTCAGCCGTATAATGCAGCGTATTGGTATCACTGTAAACGGTAAGCGTGTATGGCTATGCGCTTCTGCTGTTCTCAAGCAAGGAAATGATGATTCCTATGAGGTAGTAATATGCTATACTCCCATTCAGGAACCTATGGAGAAGCAAGAGCGGATTGTACAATCAGAGAAGGAAATGACAGAAAATTTCAAATGGATGATGTCAGTGTATAGCGGAAATGTTTATATCAGTGATATGGATTCCTATGAGCTTTTATATGTGAATAAGCATGCCTGTGACACCCTGCAGACAAGTGCGTCCCAGCTATTGGGAAGAAAATGCTACGAGGCAATCCAGGGGCTGGATGCACCCTGTCCGTTTTGTACCAATGCGCATTTGAAAAAGGATCAGACCTATGAATGGGAATTCTACAATCCCAATCTGAAACGAACCTTTATGATCAAAGATCGGATGCTGGATTGGTTTGGTCACCGAGCACGCATTGAGCTTTCTTATGATATGTACAGTGAGGAATATAAGCTGGCGAAAAAGGATCAGGAGCGTGAAGCGATTTTAAAAACCATTCCTGCGGGTATGGTGCGCATTGACGCCCGGGACAATAATACGATTTTGTGGTATAACGGCATATTTCTGGAAATGATCGGTTATACACCGGAGCAGCTTGAGGAAGAGCTGCATTATGGCTGCAGAAGCTATATTCATCCAGATGATATAGAGCGTATTCTTTTACTGCGCAGCAAGCTGAAAAAAACCGGCGATAATGTTGTGCTTGAGGCCAGAGCCTATAATCGCTTTCAGGAGGAGCGTGTCTGGACAGTGACACTTTGCTATGTCAGTGGTGAGGATAGCTGGGATGGAATACCATCGCTGTACAGTACCGGTCTGGATATTACCGAGGAGCGAAGACAATTGGAGCGGCTGCGTCACAAGGCGGAAAAGGATGCCCTGACAGGAATCAATAACCGCGATGCGATGAAGGTGCAGATCAAAAACTATTTGCAGGAGCAGCCGGATACCATGAACGCACTGATTATGATTGATACAGACAATTTCAAGCAGATCAATGATACACTGGGACATATTACCGGCGATCTTGTGCTTAGCGAAATGGCAGCCGGAATGAAGAAAATCGTGCGGAAAAGTGATCTCGTAGGACGAGTTGGCGGTGATGAATTTACTATATTTATTAAGGATATTTCTTCACAGCAAACTGCTGAGGAAAAGGCAGAGGAGCTGTTATCCATGTTCCGGCATCTCTTTATCCGTGAAAAAAAGCCGTTGAAGGTCACCTGCAGCATGGGAATCGCTCTATATCCAAGAGACGGGAAAAGCTTTCAGGAGCTTTATGAATGTGCAGATAAAGCGTTGTATCAGGCTAAGCTGCATGGTAAGAACAATTATCACATGTATGATCCAATGGAGCAGAGTACGCTGGAGCTTTTGAATAACTCATCACTTGGTGCAGCCATTGATTCTGAGCAGCGATATGCAGAGAGTCCGGATAATCTGGCACGCTATGTTTTCCGTATTCTTTATCAATATGAAAATCTGGATGAAGCTATTCAACTGGTGCTAGAGGTCGTAGGGAAGCAGTTTGACGTCAGCCGTTCCTATATTTTTGAAAATACGGAGGATGGCAGGCGCGGAGCAAATACTTATGAATGGTGCAATGAGGGAATCACTTCACAAAGGGGGCAGCTACAGGATGTAGAGTATAGCGCTTGTGGAGATTATGAATCTCTGTTTAAGGATAATCATGTCTTTTATTGCAGAGATATAACTGTTCTTCCTTCTGTTTTGGTGGATTTGTTTACAGATCAGGGTATCCATTCCACCCTGCAGTGCGCATTTTATGATAGGGAGATATTTAGTGGCTTTGTAGGCTTTGATGAATGTACAGGGCATAGATTCTGGACAAGGGAGGAGATTAGCTCATTGTCTCTGATTTCGCAGATACTGGCTATTTTCCTAAAATTAAAGAGAATGGAAAATCGCAATCGCTGA
- a CDS encoding DNA methylase: MEQKRNIYMAIDLKSFYASVECISRKLDPLTTNLVVADVGKTQKTICLAVTPSLKKFGISGRARLFEVIQKVNEINRQRKRKAPGHAFTGESYDETELLQHPEYAMTYIAAPPRMAHYLEISTEIYNIYLKYISPKDIHVYSIDEVFLDVTGYLKAYQTSPRELAKRMILDILNTTGITATAGIGTNLYLCKVAMDIVAKRIRPDADGVRIAQLDEIRYRKLLWKHQPLTDFWRIGKGISKKLAQIGLYTMGDIAKCSLGKPEDIYNEDRLYQLFGINAQLLIDHAWGYEPCTMEDIKAYQPQHTSISTGQVLHCPYDYEKTRLVIKEMLDLLALALVDKQQVTDQIILSVGYDIENLDKQSYTGEVTTDRYGRKIPKHAHGTANLKRHTASCRLMSEAVMELFDRIVNPQLTVRRIHISANHILDEQQIPAMEMREQMDLFTDYEALTQQELQENKQLEKEKRLQQATLQIKKKYGKNAVLKGMNLEEGANTIQRNKTIGGHKA; encoded by the coding sequence TTGGAACAAAAAAGAAACATCTATATGGCAATTGATTTAAAATCATTCTATGCATCAGTTGAATGCATAAGCAGAAAGCTGGATCCCTTAACTACGAATCTGGTTGTTGCGGATGTTGGGAAAACGCAGAAAACAATTTGTCTAGCAGTAACACCCTCCCTGAAAAAATTCGGAATATCCGGAAGAGCCAGACTTTTTGAGGTTATACAAAAGGTTAATGAAATCAATCGTCAAAGAAAACGAAAGGCTCCCGGGCATGCCTTTACCGGTGAATCCTATGATGAAACGGAATTACTGCAGCATCCGGAATATGCTATGACCTATATCGCAGCGCCTCCCAGAATGGCGCATTATTTGGAAATCAGCACGGAAATCTACAACATATATCTCAAATATATATCCCCCAAAGACATTCATGTATATTCCATCGATGAGGTCTTTCTGGATGTTACAGGGTATTTGAAAGCCTATCAGACGTCACCGCGGGAGCTTGCCAAGCGTATGATTCTGGATATCCTGAATACAACCGGAATTACTGCTACAGCCGGTATCGGTACCAACCTGTATCTTTGCAAGGTTGCGATGGATATTGTTGCCAAACGAATCCGGCCGGATGCGGATGGTGTGCGTATCGCACAACTGGATGAAATAAGATACCGAAAATTATTATGGAAGCACCAGCCTCTTACCGATTTCTGGAGAATAGGAAAAGGAATTTCAAAGAAGCTGGCACAGATTGGTTTGTATACCATGGGAGATATAGCAAAATGCTCCTTGGGAAAGCCGGAGGATATCTACAATGAGGATCGCCTGTACCAGTTGTTTGGTATCAATGCACAGCTTTTGATTGACCATGCATGGGGATATGAGCCCTGCACAATGGAGGATATAAAGGCATATCAGCCACAGCATACGAGCATCTCAACCGGACAGGTGTTGCATTGTCCCTATGATTATGAAAAGACAAGACTGGTCATTAAGGAAATGCTGGATTTGCTGGCTCTGGCACTGGTTGACAAACAACAGGTCACAGATCAGATTATTCTTTCTGTCGGCTATGATATAGAAAACCTAGATAAACAAAGCTATACGGGAGAGGTGACAACAGATCGTTATGGACGTAAAATCCCAAAGCATGCACACGGTACTGCTAATCTAAAACGGCATACGGCCTCCTGCCGACTGATGAGTGAGGCAGTTATGGAATTGTTTGACCGTATTGTAAATCCGCAGCTGACGGTGCGACGGATTCATATCAGCGCTAATCATATACTGGATGAACAGCAGATCCCTGCTATGGAGATGAGGGAACAAATGGATTTATTCACCGATTATGAGGCGCTCACTCAACAGGAGCTGCAGGAAAACAAACAGTTAGAGAAGGAAAAAAGGTTACAGCAGGCTACTCTGCAAATCAAGAAAAAATATGGGAAAAACGCAGTATTAAAAGGAATGAATCTGGAGGAGGGGGCGAATACCATCCAGCGAAATAAAACCATAGGCGGTCATAAGGCGTGA
- a CDS encoding EAL domain-containing protein codes for MIDVGKTIEKQLEVLTQRLAELYYIKRDHTGLSGFLSDKVSWIRTGVNEICFSKEDAARIFAEELNVYDGYFLIKKSWYHAVAIDQNCAVVMAKLTVETPPDTHYLVSMPLRFSVIWVKEKELWKIVHIHDSIADKNMQEDTYFNIDRAKSAYSQLNDKLIQAVNTDALTGINNMRGFINDTEQLFQDYPNESYAIVKFGIKNFRYINRTSGYKMGDKVLQTIARYLSKMCREGEACGRIEKDIFAVTLRFYTKDELLYRLERDIKEKLNDNRMRNELYMEIHFTGGVYQPQDIQHEHVIDMLDKALIAQQSIPKSLAGSHLFYYENHMMDAMINKNKLLESAVPAMQKEEFILYIQPQFDIDTREVVSGEALCRWKKADGAFVLPNEFIPVFEEYGMIINFDFHMLEMLCKKLRSWMDQGLAIKPISVNQSRLHIGNQTYFENFCATVDRYKIPHEYIAFELTESAFVEQQDDMLDLAIQLHKRGFLLAIDDFGTGYASLNFLSVVSADILKIDKCLLDGIENSKKARSIIEKTIELAHEIDMTVICEGIEKECQLEYLKKIHCDIGQGFLIGRPMIAEGFSNEYLGAQSGEDEIV; via the coding sequence GTGATAGATGTGGGAAAAACGATAGAGAAGCAATTGGAGGTACTGACACAGCGGCTTGCCGAGCTTTATTATATAAAACGCGATCATACAGGACTTTCCGGTTTTTTATCTGATAAGGTCAGCTGGATCAGAACCGGAGTAAATGAAATCTGCTTCAGTAAAGAAGATGCAGCAAGAATCTTTGCAGAAGAACTTAATGTCTATGATGGCTATTTCCTTATCAAAAAGTCATGGTATCATGCTGTTGCGATCGATCAGAACTGTGCTGTTGTGATGGCAAAGCTCACTGTTGAGACACCACCGGATACGCATTATCTTGTTTCCATGCCGTTACGTTTTTCTGTAATCTGGGTGAAGGAAAAGGAATTATGGAAAATCGTTCATATCCATGATTCTATAGCAGATAAGAATATGCAGGAGGATACTTATTTCAATATCGACAGAGCAAAGAGTGCGTATTCACAACTCAATGACAAGCTCATTCAGGCTGTGAACACAGATGCATTGACAGGGATCAATAACATGCGAGGCTTTATCAATGATACAGAACAGTTATTTCAGGACTATCCAAATGAATCTTATGCGATCGTCAAATTCGGTATTAAGAATTTCCGTTATATCAATAGAACGAGTGGATATAAGATGGGGGATAAGGTCTTACAGACGATCGCAAGATACCTGAGCAAGATGTGTCGTGAAGGAGAAGCCTGTGGCCGTATTGAAAAGGACATATTTGCCGTGACGCTTCGTTTCTATACAAAGGATGAGCTGTTATATCGTCTTGAACGTGATATCAAAGAGAAATTGAATGATAACAGGATGCGTAATGAGTTATATATGGAAATCCATTTCACAGGAGGGGTATATCAGCCACAGGATATACAGCATGAGCATGTGATCGATATGTTGGATAAGGCATTGATCGCACAGCAGAGCATCCCTAAAAGCCTTGCAGGAAGTCATCTGTTTTATTACGAGAATCATATGATGGACGCGATGATCAATAAAAACAAGCTACTGGAATCGGCAGTGCCAGCCATGCAAAAAGAGGAATTTATCTTGTATATTCAGCCACAATTCGATATCGATACGAGAGAAGTCGTCTCTGGTGAAGCATTATGCAGATGGAAAAAAGCAGATGGAGCATTTGTATTACCGAATGAATTTATCCCTGTTTTCGAAGAATATGGAATGATCATCAATTTTGATTTTCATATGCTGGAGATGCTCTGTAAGAAGCTGCGCTCATGGATGGATCAGGGATTAGCGATAAAGCCGATATCGGTAAATCAGTCCCGCCTGCATATAGGAAATCAAACATATTTTGAGAATTTCTGTGCAACAGTGGATCGATATAAGATCCCACATGAATATATCGCTTTCGAGTTGACAGAATCTGCCTTTGTGGAACAGCAGGATGACATGCTTGATCTAGCTATACAATTACACAAGCGTGGTTTCCTGCTTGCAATCGATGACTTTGGGACTGGTTATGCATCCTTGAACTTTCTAAGCGTTGTTTCTGCGGACATTTTGAAAATCGATAAGTGTCTGCTGGATGGGATCGAGAATAGCAAGAAAGCAAGATCGATCATAGAAAAGACGATCGAACTCGCACATGAAATCGATATGACAGTGATCTGTGAAGGGATCGAAAAGGAATGCCAATTGGAGTATCTCAAAAAGATCCATTGTGATATAGGGCAGGGCTTTCTAATCGGACGACCAATGATAGCGGAAGGATTCTCGAACGAATATCTTGGAGCACAAAGCGGAGAAGATGAAATCGTATAG